From Desmospora profundinema, a single genomic window includes:
- a CDS encoding metal-dependent hydrolase gives MQIRFHGQSCFEIHHEGYKLILDPFLKGNPLAQTDPQAIEADYVLVTHAHNDHVGDTVEIAKKNDATVIAPNELAVWLGWQGIKTHPMHIGGSCSFDFGRVKLTPAFHGSGYVDEEKKEIIELGMPAGILLTLGEKTIYHAGDTALFSDMKLIGLQADVDLALLPIGDNFTMGPIDATLAAEWVGAKEVIPMHYNTFPMIEQDPHAFVEGLKPKGIRGRVLQPGEAASL, from the coding sequence ATGCAGATTCGCTTTCATGGACAAAGTTGCTTTGAAATCCATCATGAAGGGTACAAACTGATCCTGGATCCTTTTCTAAAGGGAAATCCCCTCGCGCAAACCGACCCGCAAGCGATTGAGGCGGATTATGTACTGGTGACACACGCCCACAACGATCATGTGGGTGACACAGTGGAAATCGCTAAAAAGAACGACGCCACGGTGATCGCTCCCAACGAGTTAGCGGTTTGGCTAGGGTGGCAAGGGATCAAAACCCATCCGATGCATATTGGAGGAAGTTGCTCTTTTGATTTTGGACGAGTGAAATTAACCCCGGCCTTCCATGGTTCGGGATATGTGGACGAAGAGAAAAAAGAGATTATCGAGCTGGGGATGCCCGCCGGAATTTTGTTAACGTTAGGGGAGAAAACGATCTATCATGCGGGGGATACGGCTCTTTTTTCCGATATGAAGCTGATCGGGCTGCAGGCTGATGTGGATCTGGCTCTCTTGCCCATCGGGGATAATTTTACGATGGGACCCATCGATGCCACACTGGCAGCGGAATGGGTAGGGGCTAAAGAGGTGATTCCGATGCATTACAATACGTTTCCGATGATTGAACAGGATCCCCACGCTTTTGTGGAAGGGCTAAAGCCCAAGGGGATTCGGGGGCGTGTGCTGCAACCGGGAGAAGCGGCTTCCCTGTAA
- a CDS encoding YlbF family regulator has protein sequence MDPMIKARELAESLRGSQEVKAWEQSWRELAVETQLTDDLLRYQEMRLQVETYRWQGEEPPSQLLIRWQALKEKLEQEPSFRRFVEAEEGVARLTTQIQQVLTEAVSPTIPSTRPRT, from the coding sequence ATGGATCCGATGATAAAAGCACGGGAATTGGCAGAATCTCTCCGTGGTTCACAGGAAGTGAAAGCCTGGGAACAGAGCTGGCGAGAGCTGGCGGTCGAGACGCAGCTGACCGACGATCTTCTTCGATATCAGGAGATGCGGCTTCAGGTGGAGACGTATCGATGGCAGGGGGAAGAACCGCCGTCACAATTGCTCATCCGTTGGCAGGCGCTAAAAGAAAAGTTGGAGCAGGAACCGTCTTTCCGGCGGTTTGTTGAAGCGGAGGAAGGAGTGGCCCGTCTGACGACACAGATTCAACAGGTGTTGACGGAAGCCGTTTCCCCAACGATTCCGTCCACCCGTCCCCGGACGTAA
- a CDS encoding YheC/YheD family endospore coat-associated protein encodes MGVARIIVQIVSERAFPPESNLILSQSIANRLRLPQHPVWITFGSAADTAFFFSTPNQTPLVRISSRLAERLKLSQQQTLNASYDPSTRRIQLGPLLGVLMNRNVEGSENQLFGLMGGFLEECAQAASERGIAFTVFPAEQVQLRAQQVKGWVFQNRSWKLVSTPLPDVVYNRITSRRIERLPHVKQVLSALRQSNRVHFFNETFLDKQQVYDMLSKDPIARTLLPESVPYHSSRLRPMLERHRFLYLKPVNGSLGQGIIRLSLFNGKWLCQYAEVNGTVTRVFPHAKEAIRQLHRKVTGSRYMIQRGLHLVTHDGRPVDFRVLVQKNGRGEWSVTSTVARVANDQHIVSNLARGGTLRKAGEILADIQSPNKPKLSQIRERALEVAQAFEREAQGHFAELGIDLVLDRQGDLWMLELNSKPSKTEDTINIPTSGSARPSVTRLLDYTLHLTGWSSILPKPVPKRSLSKRTGRRKR; translated from the coding sequence ATGGGGGTTGCACGCATCATCGTCCAAATCGTTTCTGAACGTGCCTTTCCACCAGAATCCAACCTCATCCTCAGCCAAAGTATCGCTAATCGGTTACGTCTTCCCCAACACCCGGTGTGGATCACCTTCGGTTCCGCCGCCGACACTGCATTCTTCTTCTCTACCCCCAACCAGACACCGCTGGTACGAATCAGTTCCCGGTTGGCTGAACGATTGAAACTCTCTCAGCAACAAACGCTCAATGCTTCCTACGACCCTTCAACACGGCGGATCCAACTAGGTCCCCTCCTGGGTGTCTTGATGAACCGTAACGTAGAAGGAAGCGAAAACCAATTGTTCGGACTGATGGGCGGATTTCTGGAGGAATGTGCACAAGCCGCCTCGGAACGAGGCATCGCCTTCACCGTCTTTCCAGCCGAACAGGTCCAGTTAAGAGCACAACAAGTGAAAGGCTGGGTATTTCAAAACCGGTCTTGGAAGTTGGTTTCCACACCCTTGCCGGATGTCGTCTACAACCGCATCACCTCCCGACGAATTGAGCGACTACCGCATGTGAAACAAGTGCTGAGCGCTCTCCGTCAATCCAATCGGGTGCATTTTTTCAACGAAACTTTTCTCGACAAGCAGCAAGTATACGATATGTTGTCCAAGGATCCAATCGCCCGAACACTGCTTCCGGAATCGGTCCCCTACCATTCGTCCCGCCTCCGGCCTATGCTAGAACGACATCGTTTTCTTTACCTGAAGCCCGTTAACGGCAGCTTGGGGCAAGGAATCATCCGCCTCAGCCTGTTTAACGGAAAGTGGTTGTGTCAGTACGCCGAAGTTAATGGAACGGTCACTCGGGTATTCCCCCATGCGAAGGAGGCCATCCGTCAACTGCATCGAAAAGTGACCGGATCCCGATACATGATCCAACGTGGACTTCATCTGGTCACCCATGACGGAAGACCGGTAGATTTCCGGGTGTTGGTGCAAAAAAACGGCCGAGGAGAGTGGTCAGTCACATCCACGGTCGCACGGGTGGCCAATGATCAACATATCGTCTCCAACTTGGCTCGTGGGGGGACCTTGCGTAAAGCGGGGGAGATATTAGCCGACATCCAGTCTCCCAATAAACCAAAACTGAGCCAGATCCGGGAACGTGCGCTGGAGGTGGCCCAAGCTTTCGAACGGGAAGCACAGGGACATTTTGCTGAACTGGGAATCGATTTGGTATTGGATCGACAAGGGGACTTATGGATGTTGGAGTTGAACTCCAAGCCTTCCAAAACGGAAGACACCATCAATATTCCCACTTCGGGATCCGCCCGGCCATCGGTAACCCGCCTGTTGGATTACACCCTGCACCTGACAGGGTGGTCTTCGATCCTTCCCAAACCAGTGCCTAAGCGTTCCTTATCCAAACGAACCGGGAGGAGAAAGCGATGA
- a CDS encoding YheC/YheD family endospore coat-associated protein: MKFPERTLLGIITCKSKRTPPFQEITFFKHLTQEGARLGLALIVFSPMDINWDHRKVSAWRWHPKNDNWLREIHPLPSLIYDRCYYTDSRQYMLYKPYVERLIKDSNVHLLGRPLSGKWSTYQLLKPHSSIRPHLPPTSTLLSAEDLELALNRHGSILIKPNGGSHGRGVIAVIPQGGRYHARGRTLRNHPVDVTLQTKKSAIGWIQRITANTRYIIQPYLSLVTADGYPFDIRILVQKNGSGTWETTGSAVRTGKVHSLTSNLHGGGKAERTFPFLQRQFSDDTTAQIMKTIEKLAADVPTQIENEHGRLVELGLDLGVDRTGRVWLLEVNSKPGRTVFLLTGEREQYRRSVLLPVEYARSFLLGPTGGSV; the protein is encoded by the coding sequence ATGAAATTCCCGGAACGAACCCTATTAGGGATTATTACTTGCAAATCTAAGAGAACGCCTCCTTTCCAGGAGATCACATTTTTTAAGCACTTAACCCAGGAGGGAGCCCGCTTGGGGCTGGCATTGATCGTCTTTTCTCCCATGGACATCAATTGGGATCACCGCAAGGTATCCGCTTGGCGTTGGCATCCTAAAAACGACAACTGGTTACGGGAAATACACCCATTACCATCCTTAATCTATGACCGATGCTATTATACCGACAGTCGCCAGTACATGCTTTACAAACCCTACGTGGAACGGCTGATCAAGGATTCAAACGTCCACCTGCTCGGCCGACCCTTAAGTGGAAAGTGGAGCACATACCAGCTACTGAAGCCCCATTCTTCCATCCGCCCTCACCTTCCTCCCACATCCACGCTTTTATCTGCGGAGGATTTGGAACTAGCCCTGAATCGTCACGGTTCCATCCTCATTAAACCCAATGGCGGCAGCCATGGTCGGGGCGTGATTGCAGTTATCCCCCAGGGTGGGAGATATCACGCCCGGGGGCGAACACTCCGAAATCACCCGGTGGACGTAACCTTGCAGACAAAGAAATCCGCGATTGGATGGATACAGCGGATCACAGCAAACACCCGATACATCATCCAGCCCTACCTGTCTCTGGTGACAGCAGATGGTTATCCCTTTGACATTCGAATCCTTGTGCAAAAAAACGGCTCCGGCACATGGGAAACCACCGGCTCCGCCGTACGAACTGGAAAAGTCCACTCGCTAACTTCCAATTTGCACGGCGGGGGAAAAGCGGAACGAACCTTTCCGTTTCTGCAGCGCCAATTTTCCGATGACACAACCGCCCAGATCATGAAGACCATCGAAAAACTCGCCGCTGATGTTCCCACTCAGATTGAAAACGAACACGGCCGGTTGGTGGAATTGGGGCTGGATTTGGGAGTGGATCGCACTGGTCGCGTCTGGCTCCTTGAAGTCAATTCCAAACCTGGGCGGACCGTCTTTTTGCTCACGGGTGAACGGGAGCAATACCGTCGATCCGTTCTGCTTCCCGTGGAATATGCCCGATCCTTTCTCCTCGGGCCAACAGGAGGGTCTGTATGA
- a CDS encoding YheC/YheD family endospore coat-associated protein: MNSVICRILPLSTKAPAQAILLSQSLMKKWGCLPGQSIKIKVGNKTCIARVAGLKKPSSHIYLPRSVTNQLSLPYFGSVRASYTQKNLRIGPVIAILTTGFTGNPSNPFGSRSVLFRNFLMAAQEDKPFFYVFTPEMVDWNSQLTTGWFYQPDSQGSYRWVKRTAPLPDVVYERVPNRKTESLPQVKACRERLHNLIRCQIFNQGFFNKWTVHEKLRDHEWAAEHIPETYHSPSAGVIREMLERHQMVYLKPSGGSLGLGIFRITRHPRSGYFCRFRNGDSNILRRFASLDTMLRHLFGPQLTRLPRYLVQQGIRLVKYDGRSVDFRVHMHKDKQGEWRVAGMGAKVAGIGCVTTHGRTGGSLLTAEELLHNAFPGEEQEMMNRIQHASIIIASALEGEVNGHLGELGLDIGVDRYRKVWLFEVNAKPGRHIFLHPSLRHAGRQSARYITEYSMKLAQFV, from the coding sequence ATGAATTCCGTTATTTGCCGAATATTGCCGTTGTCCACCAAAGCCCCCGCCCAGGCCATCCTCCTGTCCCAATCCTTAATGAAGAAGTGGGGGTGTCTTCCCGGACAATCCATCAAAATCAAAGTGGGAAATAAAACGTGTATTGCCCGGGTCGCCGGTTTGAAGAAACCATCTTCGCATATCTATCTCCCCCGCTCCGTCACAAATCAATTGTCCCTTCCCTATTTCGGGTCGGTCCGCGCTTCCTACACCCAAAAAAACTTGCGCATCGGCCCGGTAATTGCCATTCTGACCACCGGCTTTACCGGGAACCCCTCCAATCCCTTCGGCTCCCGGTCCGTGCTGTTTCGAAACTTTCTGATGGCTGCCCAGGAGGATAAGCCCTTTTTTTACGTCTTCACCCCAGAGATGGTCGACTGGAACAGCCAATTGACTACCGGCTGGTTTTACCAGCCCGACTCCCAGGGATCTTATCGCTGGGTGAAGCGGACCGCTCCCCTTCCCGATGTGGTATACGAGCGGGTTCCCAACCGGAAGACGGAATCCCTGCCACAGGTGAAAGCTTGTCGGGAACGGCTCCACAACCTGATCCGCTGCCAAATATTTAATCAGGGTTTCTTCAACAAATGGACGGTCCATGAAAAACTGCGTGATCACGAGTGGGCGGCCGAACACATTCCCGAAACCTATCACTCTCCTTCAGCCGGTGTGATCCGGGAAATGCTGGAGCGCCATCAGATGGTTTATCTCAAACCCAGTGGAGGAAGCCTGGGGCTGGGCATCTTCCGGATCACCCGACACCCCCGGAGCGGTTACTTCTGCCGTTTCCGAAACGGAGACAGCAACATCCTGCGGCGGTTCGCATCCCTCGACACTATGTTGAGACATCTATTCGGCCCCCAATTAACCCGCCTGCCTCGGTATTTGGTCCAACAGGGGATCCGGTTGGTCAAATACGATGGACGGTCCGTCGATTTTCGCGTCCATATGCATAAGGACAAACAGGGAGAGTGGCGGGTGGCCGGCATGGGTGCCAAAGTGGCCGGTATCGGTTGTGTAACGACCCACGGTCGAACCGGCGGTTCTCTCCTGACGGCGGAAGAACTCTTACACAACGCCTTTCCCGGGGAAGAGCAGGAGATGATGAACCGGATCCAGCACGCATCCATCATAATCGCATCAGCACTGGAAGGAGAAGTAAACGGGCATTTGGGTGAATTAGGACTGGATATCGGAGTCGACCGTTACCGGAAGGTATGGCTGTTTGAAGTAAACGCCAAACCGGGTCGACACATTTTTCTGCATCCATCACTCCGTCACGCAGGACGGCAATCAGCTCGATATATTACGGAATACAGCATGAAACTGGCACAATTTGTATAG
- a CDS encoding YheC/YheD family endospore coat-associated protein, protein MTKSKAGWLVVQPGGNRFVPHPRLWKGEAPSKMPIFWGEKPRRVLPVQTAPLGKDSHHHLPARLMETPSGSFRAGPFLAILTSADKGSFRGNRDNFRDIIQAGRRLGVSVYVLTPEGIRGKGQLVKGFLLDSRRGTIRWVHATLPMPDVVYNRIPSRWAEQKTAEQNALRFFSQHPHIHLFNPGFFDKWTLYTYLERSPKLRALLPDTAAWGNPEDFRRLASRHDTLFLKPTDGKAGKGMIRIRKRGNRYEVIHQHTNPPAIYTCASWRDLSQRVNSLVRSKKYVVQQGVALARYQGRPFDLRLLVQKDQQGEWACTGIGIRVAGSRAISTHVPMGGTIANADVVLKEVSGEQADELKEQIQMTGLTIARHIEAEEGKNLGEMSMDLGLDEKGKLWFFEANAKPMKFDEPDIRRRSLEAIIRYAVYVSGFGQWRRTGD, encoded by the coding sequence ATGACGAAATCGAAGGCGGGCTGGCTGGTTGTTCAGCCAGGGGGAAATCGATTTGTACCCCACCCACGATTGTGGAAAGGGGAAGCTCCATCTAAAATGCCGATCTTCTGGGGAGAAAAACCCCGCCGCGTCCTGCCGGTTCAGACCGCTCCTCTGGGAAAAGATTCCCACCACCATCTTCCCGCCCGCTTAATGGAAACCCCCTCCGGCTCTTTTCGGGCCGGTCCGTTTCTCGCCATCCTCACCTCCGCCGATAAGGGGAGTTTTCGCGGGAATCGTGATAATTTCAGGGACATCATCCAAGCGGGGCGGCGACTGGGTGTAAGCGTTTATGTACTGACACCTGAAGGAATCAGGGGAAAAGGTCAGCTGGTAAAGGGTTTCCTGTTGGACAGCCGCCGCGGAACAATCCGCTGGGTGCATGCAACCCTGCCCATGCCGGATGTCGTCTACAACAGGATTCCCAGCCGCTGGGCGGAACAGAAAACCGCCGAACAAAACGCCCTCCGTTTTTTTAGCCAACACCCCCATATCCATCTGTTTAATCCCGGTTTTTTTGATAAATGGACGCTATACACGTACTTAGAACGTTCACCCAAACTGAGAGCATTGCTGCCCGACACGGCTGCTTGGGGAAACCCGGAAGATTTTCGGCGATTGGCCAGCCGCCATGACACCCTATTTTTAAAACCGACCGACGGCAAAGCAGGAAAAGGCATGATCCGGATCCGGAAGCGTGGAAACCGATATGAAGTGATTCATCAACATACAAACCCCCCGGCCATCTATACCTGTGCCAGTTGGAGGGATCTATCCCAACGGGTGAACAGTCTGGTTCGTTCTAAAAAATATGTTGTTCAGCAGGGTGTGGCACTGGCCCGTTATCAGGGACGTCCTTTTGATCTGCGCCTTTTAGTACAAAAAGACCAACAAGGGGAGTGGGCATGCACCGGCATCGGCATTCGCGTCGCTGGTTCCCGTGCCATCAGCACCCATGTTCCCATGGGAGGAACGATCGCCAACGCGGATGTAGTATTGAAGGAAGTTTCCGGAGAACAGGCGGACGAACTGAAAGAACAGATTCAGATGACAGGTTTGACGATCGCCCGTCACATTGAAGCGGAAGAGGGAAAAAACCTGGGTGAGATGTCCATGGACTTGGGGTTGGATGAAAAGGGGAAACTCTGGTTTTTTGAAGCCAACGCCAAACCGATGAAGTTTGACGAACCGGACATCCGCCGTCGTTCGTTGGAAGCGATCATTCGTTATGCCGTCTATGTCAGCGGTTTCGGCCAGTGGAGACGTACGGGGGACTGA
- a CDS encoding GNAT family N-acetyltransferase has translation MRILILTPQLLARHRDRLIRFSLRFGDKRITHKALRWLKQVPVNQPFPEGTWMAIALDRDRLCGFILFGRFGLEEAFIVVHPSKRRQRVAEQLLELALNRLDRIYTRVACDNIPSLKLCFAMGLVAFRLVTGPTGKPTLILASGNWSQEEYDRHGEP, from the coding sequence ATGCGAATCTTAATCCTTACCCCCCAGCTGCTCGCCCGCCACCGCGACCGCTTGATCCGATTCTCCCTTCGCTTTGGTGACAAGCGCATCACCCACAAGGCCCTGCGTTGGTTGAAACAGGTACCGGTCAACCAACCGTTCCCGGAAGGAACCTGGATGGCCATCGCTCTCGACCGGGACCGTCTGTGCGGATTTATTCTCTTTGGCCGCTTCGGATTGGAAGAAGCCTTTATCGTCGTCCATCCATCAAAACGAAGACAACGGGTGGCCGAGCAATTGTTGGAACTCGCCCTTAACCGATTGGACCGGATCTACACACGGGTGGCCTGTGACAACATTCCCAGTCTGAAACTCTGCTTCGCCATGGGACTGGTCGCCTTCCGCCTCGTCACCGGCCCCACCGGCAAACCGACCCTCATCCTGGCCAGCGGTAACTGGTCACAGGAGGAGTATGATCGCCACGGGGAACCGTAG